The genomic interval CAAATATCGTTGAAGGTACAACTTGTGTGGTGGCGTCATTTCATGAGTCCAAATGTCTTCTGGTGTGTCTTCTCGTCATTTCAGCTACCAACccgtaagacaaaaaaaactgaatagaaGACATATCTAAACGAAGTCATGGACTGGAAGACGTTGCAATCCCTCCTGAGCGGCGTCAACAAATATTCCACCGCTTTCGGGCGCGTCTGGCTCTCGGTGGTCTTCATATTCCGAGTGATGGTGTACGCGGTGGCGGCCGAGCGGGTGTGGAGCGACGAGCAGAAGGACTTTGACTGCAACACCAAACAGCCCGGATGCTCCAATGTCTGCTACGATCATTTCTTCCCCATCTCCCACACCCGCCTGTGGGCCCTGCAGCTGATCTTCATCACCTGCCCGTCCTTCATGGTGGTCATGCACGTGGCCTACCGGGACGACCGCGAGCGCAGATACAAAGCCAAGCACGGCGAGCAAAGCAAACTCTACAACAACACGGGCAAGAAGCACGGCGGCCTGTGGTGGACCTACTTGATCAGCCTCTTCGCCAAGACGGCCATCGAGATGGTCTTCCTCTACCTTCTCCACCACGTCTACGACAAATTCTACCTACCCAATCTTGTCAAGTGCGAGGTGTGGCCTTGTCCCAACGTGGTGGACTGCTACATCGGCCACCCTACCGAGAAAAAGGTCTTCACCTACTTCATGGTGGGCGCCTCCGGGCTTTGCATCGTCCTCAACGTCTGCGAGATCGTTTACCTTATCACCAAGCGAATTGTGAGAATTGTAGAAAAGACCAAGCGGCGTCACCGAAAACTCCCCGTGCCCCGGGACGACTACATGGACGACCTCTTCAGCCACTCCGTCCAACCTCCTATCAAGGTGGCTATGAAGGAGAGGCCTCCATCCTTCAAATCTGCCCACAAGTACGCGTTTTCCACACTCAAGATGGAGGACAAGATCCGGGCCTCCGCTCCGAATCTCTCCACTCCTTGTTGAGCCAAACCGTAGACTGAAAAAGTGTAAAGCGCCCGCCCTGCTCGGGCGATGACTCATTCTCAGACTTCAGAAACATGTTACGAGCTATGGGCCAAACCGTAGTACGTAAGTTTAGTCACTGGGGTGAGCAGTGGGGCCCCCCCTGTGTCCAAAACTAAAGACCCTATCAGCTTCTGTTTGCATGTCCGCattgaaaatacagtggtacctcgacctggGAATGCGTTTACAAAGATACAAAAAGCCTCGCCAGGAAAcccttttgttccaagatacgaaaaacaatccaagttacaaaaccaccaCGTCTCGTAAGTTACTTACGAGACGtggtggttttgtaacttggattgttttgtaagtagaggtaccacagtattttttttttaatttagcagAATTGCTTTGGAATACAATCGCATTTTTAAAGCTTGTCAAAAGTCTCCCTTCAAAGCATTACGCCACTCCTTGTGAGTAAAAAGGAGGGGCAGACTCGAGTAGGAGGTGTCAAACATATGGCCCCCAGGCCTGAAGCGGCCCACTAGGGGGTCCCATCCGGCCCGCTAAGTGGTTGTTCTGCCTGGCAAGGACTTTGTAGATCATTCATCTTGTGTACATACAGAAtctattgcttttatttttccacaacgAAACCAGATGTTTGTGTGAGAGAATTAACAAGGAACCACAAAAGGccacaaaaccaacaggaagtaacccggAAATGGCCAAAGTCGGCAGAAATCGACCAGTCAatgggaaatgatccaaaatttatcAGAGGCGACTGTAAcgaccctaaaatgacaaggaagtgacacaaaatgaactcattgcctggCATTGACAAGGATACATGTCCAATTTAGTTAAACTggttgtggatgctcatctgtCATCTGTCAGCGCCACTGAGGGCGCTAGTCATCCTAACCTTTGCTATTCCTCTGTACATTTCATCCAGCTTTTCAATTTAAGTGTCATGTTTTGGTAACATTTGCAAGCAGAGGAGGCCAAGTGAAGAGTAGTCATGCTTCGGAAATGTGCACTCGTCACTACTATTGAAAGTATGTTAACTGgatctttttggggggatgggGAAGGTGGATTTAGCACTTTCCCATCTAAACAAGTTTGAAACAAATTTGGCTCATTTTGTCTTTGCGTAAACAACGTCGCCATCTCCAAGACTGCTGTTGGTTTAAATCAGTCAAAAGGAATGTTGCTGTTAGTGCTCGACTTGACGCCAACTTTAACGCCATTAGGTGTCAATTATGTCATTTTGgtaagttgtttatttttttatacataataaaattatttatcattttaagtCTGCTCCACGTTTCGCATTTTATGAGTGTACactgtattttttaagaaaaaagccttactatacaatgtcgttttttaagaaaaaagcctcacttaactatgtcgttctttaagaaaaaagtctcactatactatgtcgttttttaaagaaaaaagcctaactatactatgtcgttttttaaaagaaaaaagccttactatactatgtcgttttttcaagataaaagccttactatactatgtcgttttttaagataaaagccttactatactgtcgtttttttaagaaaaaagccttactatactatgtcgttttttaaaagaaaaaagccttactacactgtcgttttaaaaaaagaaaaaagccttactatactgttgttttttttttgaaaaaagccttactatactatgtagttttttatgaaaaaagccttactttactgtcgttttttatgaaaaaagcctaactatactgtcgttttttcaagaaaaagccttactatacaatgtcaatttttaagaaaaaagccttactacactgtcatttttttaaagaaaaaagccttactatactatgtcgtttgtttaagaaaaaagccttactatactatgtcgttttttaaagaaaaaggcttactatactgtcgttttttctggaaaaaaagccttactgtactatgtcgtttttttaacgaaaaaagcctaactatactgtcgtttattgaagaaaaagccttcctatactatgtcgttttttaagaaaaaagctttactatactatgtcgttttttaaagaaaaaagcccaactatactatgtggttttttttatgaaaaaaagcctttctatactatgtcgtttttttttttttttacaaaagccttactatactatgtcattttttaaagaaaaaaagccttactatactatgtcgtttttaagaaaaaaagccttactatactatgtcgtttttaagaaaaaaaagccttactatactatgtcgttgtttaaaagaaaaaaagccttactatatttactgtcgttttttaagaaaaaaagccttactatatgtggtcgttttttaaagaaaaaaagctttactattctatgtcgtttgttaaagaaaaaagccttactattctatgtcgttttttaaagaaaaaagccttattatactatgttgtttttttaagaaaaaagccttactatactgtcgttttttttaagaaaatagccttactatactatgtcgttttttaggaatgaaagccttattatactatgtcgtttttaagaagaaaaaaagccttactatactatgtcgtttttttaagaaaaaaagccttactattgttAGACAATAAGCCCTGTTATCTGACTCTAATGGCGTTTATCTATTTGAAACTATGACTGACCTATCATCCTAACAATAGTGCATGTTCAGCTTCGACAGAGACGAGCAGGATACGATGGGTTACTCCACAGAATttttattcctaatatataaatccaatAGAGAGCTCTGGGTTGAAAAGAACACATCCAAACCGAGTTGCCCAGCTtttataatacaaacatgaaaaatgtatcAACTGATTGAATGTATGATGCTGACTGGTCCACGACGGTCCCCAAGGCTCCGCCCTCTCCTGGGATACTCCAGCTGCCTCCGTACCAGTTGGCTGTGCACGCATCCACCAAAGGTAACACTCCGCTCACGCGTGTCACCAACCCGAAAATGTGTGATCAATCAAACAGTTGCAATATAAAGCCCCATGCTTCACTGCAATGATCAATCTGTAACAAAACACACGATCAAAAGATTTCCCAATCTTCATtatactattgttttttttaagaaaaaagccttactatactatgtcgatttttaaagaaaaaagccttactatactatgtcatttttttaaagaaaaaagccttactatactatgtcgttttttaaggaaaaaagccttactatactatgtcgttttttaaggaaaaaagccttactatactatgtcgttttttaaggaaaaaagccttactatactatgtcgttttttaagaaaaaagccttactatactttcgttttttaaagaatcaagccttactatacaatgtaattttttaaagaaaaaagccttactatactatgtcgtttttaaagacaaaaagccttactatactatgtcgtttttaaagacaaaaagccttactatactatgtcgtttttttaaagaaaaaagccttactataccatgtcgtttttttaaagaaaaaagccttactatattatgtcgttttttaaagaaaaaagccttactatactatgtcgttttttcaaagaaaaacagccttactaccatgtcgttttttcaaagaaaaaagccttactatactatgtcatttttcaaagaaaaaagtcttactatactatgtcattttttaaagaaaaaagccttactatactatgtcgttttttaaggaaaaaagccttactatactatgtcgttttttaaggaaaaaagccttactatactatgtcgttttttaaggaaaaaagccttactatactatatcgtttttaaagaaaaaagccttactatactatgtcgtttttttaaagaataaagccttactttactatgtcattttttaaagaaaaaagccttactatactatgtcgttttttaaagacgaaaagccttgctatacatggtcatttttttaagaaaaaaaggtttactattctatgtcgttttttaaagaaaaaagccttactatactatgtcgttttttaagaaaaaagccttactatactgtcgttttttaaagaatcaagccttactatacaatgtcattttttaaagaaaaaagccttactatactatgtcgtttttaaagacgaaaagccttactatactatgtcatttttttaaaggaaaaaaagccttactaccatgtcgttttttcaaagaaaaaagtcttactatactatgtcattttttaaagaaaaaagccttactatactatgtcgttttttaagaaaaaaagcctaaggttaaaaaaacgacatagtatagtaaggcttttttcttaaaaaacgacatagtatagtaaggcttttattcttaaaaaaacgacagtaaatatagtaaggcttttttttcttcaaaaacgacatagtatagtaaggctttttttcttaaaaaacaacatagtatagtaaggcttttttctttaaaaatgaccatgtatagtatggctttattctttaaaaaatgaccttgtatagtaaggcgtttttttaaatatgacaatgtatagtaaggctattttcttt from Stigmatopora argus isolate UIUO_Sarg chromosome 15, RoL_Sarg_1.0, whole genome shotgun sequence carries:
- the gjb3 gene encoding gap junction protein beta 3 codes for the protein MDWKTLQSLLSGVNKYSTAFGRVWLSVVFIFRVMVYAVAAERVWSDEQKDFDCNTKQPGCSNVCYDHFFPISHTRLWALQLIFITCPSFMVVMHVAYRDDRERRYKAKHGEQSKLYNNTGKKHGGLWWTYLISLFAKTAIEMVFLYLLHHVYDKFYLPNLVKCEVWPCPNVVDCYIGHPTEKKVFTYFMVGASGLCIVLNVCEIVYLITKRIVRIVEKTKRRHRKLPVPRDDYMDDLFSHSVQPPIKVAMKERPPSFKSAHKYAFSTLKMEDKIRASAPNLSTPC